CACGCGGTCGAGGTGCGTCGTGTCGCCCATCTCGAAGACGAATCGGCTGATCGCAAGGCGATCGGTCGAGGTGGAGACGTTCGCCGAGAGGATGTTGACGTGGTGCTCCGAGAGCACGCGCGTGACATCCGACAGCAATCCGGCACGATCGAGGGCCTCGATCTGGATGTGCACGAGGAAGATGCTCTTCGAGCTCGGCGCCCATTCCACGTCGATCATGCGCTCGGGCTCGCGCATCAACGACTGCACGTTGTGGCAGTTCGCCTGGTGCACCGAGACGCCCGAGCCTCTCGTGATGAAGCCGACGATCGCGTCACCGGGAACCGGTGTGCAACAACGCGCGAGCTTCACGAGGATGTCGGGGGCTCCGCGAACGAGCACACCCGAGTCGGAGCTGCGTGGCAGCGGGCGCGAGCGCACCGGGATCGGCAGGTCGGGTTCGTCGCCTTCATCGACGTCGCGCACGAGCGCGACGACCTTCTCGAGCACCGACTGGGTCGAGACGTGCCCCTCGCCGACCGCGGCATACAGCGACGAGACGTCGTCGTAGTGCAGCTGTGCTGCGACCTCGGCGAACGACTCCTGGCTCATCAGCTTCTGCAGCGGCAGGTTCTGCTTGCGCATGGCACGTGCGATCGCATCGCGGCCCTGCTCGATCGCCTCGTCGCGTCGTTCCTTCGTGAACCACTGGCGGATCTTGTTCCGGGCACGCGGGCTCTTCACGAAGCCCAGCCAGTCCTTGCTCGGGCCGGAGTCGGGGTTCTTCGACGTGAACACCTCGACGACGTCGCCGCTCGACAGCTCGCTCTCGAGCGGCACGAGCCGGCCGTTGACCTTCGCGCCCATCGTACGGTGCCCGACCTCAGTGTGCACCGCGTAGGCGAAGTCGACGGGGGTGGAGCCGGCGGGAAGGCCGATCACGCGGCCCTTCGGCGTGAAGACGTAGACCTCCTTGGCGCCGATCTCGAACCGCAGCGAGTCGAGGAACTCCCCCGGATCGGCGGTCTCGGCCTGCCAATCGGAGATGTGCGCGAGCCAGGCCATGTCGGTCTCGCTCTGGCCGCCGGCCTGCTTGTCGGCGGTACGCCCCGTGGCGAGCCGCTCCTTGTACTTCCAGTGCGCCGCGACACCGAACTCGGCGCGCTGGTGCATGTCGTGCGTTCGGATCTGGATCTCGACCGCGCGACCCTTCGGGCCGATGACAGTCGTGTGCAGCGACTGGTACAGGTTGAACTTCGGTGTGGCGATGTAGTCCTTGAAACGACCGGGCAGCGGGGTCCATCGTGCGTGGATCGCGCCGAGCACGGCATAACAGTCGCGCACCGAGTTGACGAGCACGCGGATGCCGACGAGGTCGTAGATCTCGTCGAAGTCCCGGCCGCGCACGATCATCTTCTGGTAGATCGAGTAGTACTGCTTCGGGCGCCCCACGACCTTGCCACGGATCTTCGCGCTCTTCAGATCGTCGTTCACGAGGTCGATGACGTTCTGCACGAACTCCTCGCGCTGCGGGGTGCGCTGCTTCACGAGGCTCTCGATCTCGGCGTAGAGCTTCGGGTACAGCACCGCGAACGAGAGGTCTTCGAGCTCGAGCTTGATGGCCTGGATACCGAGCCGGTGCGCGAGCGGCGCATAGATCTCGAGCGTCTCGGTGGCCTTGCGCGCCGCGGACTCCGCAGGGACGAATCCCCACGTGCGGGCGTTGTGCAACCGGTCGGCGAGCTTGATGATGAGCACCCGGATGTCCTTCGACATCGCGACGATCATCTTGCGAACGGTCTCCGCTTGCGTGGAGTCGCCGTACTTGACCTTGTCGAGCTTCGTGACGCCGTCGACGAGCATCGCGATCTCGTCGCCGAAGTCGGCACGCACCTGGTCGAGCGTGTACGACGTGTCTTCGACGGTGTCGTGCAGCAGCGCCGCAGCGATGGTCTTCGACCCGATGCCGAGGTCGGCGAGGATCTGCGCGACCGCGACGGGATGCGTGATGTAGGGTTCGCCACTCTTGCGCTTCTGGCCCTCGTGCGCGCGCTCCGCGACAGTGTAGGCGCGCTCGACGAGCGAGATGTCAGCTTTCGGGTGATGCATCCGCACGGTGCGCAGCAGCGTGTCGACGGCCCCGGAGGGCTGCGCCTTCGAGAAGATGCGTGGCACCAGACGGCGCAGCGATGCCGTCGAGTTGACCCCGGTCTCCGTCATCGCTCAGCACCTCCAGAACTCAATTATCGCCGTTCCGGAGTGCCGCCCCCGCCGGCAGGCTGACGCCTGACGCGAACATCATGTGGCGGGCAACGCCTCGAGGTCGGCATTCGCGGAAGTCGCGCGCTCGCGCTCCTTCAGCACCTTCTGGTCGTGCCGGCTGATCGCGGCCTCACCCTCGCGCAATTGCGAGTAGAGCGGAGCGGCGATGAAGACCGTCGACCAGGTGCCCACGATGATGCCGATGAGCAATGCGAGCGAGATGTCGCGGAGCGTGTCGGCCCCGAGCACTCCCGCCCCGATGAACAGGATCGCCGCGACCGGCAGTGCCGCCACGATGCTCGTGTTGATCGAACGCACGAGCGTCTGGTTCACCGCGAGGTTCACCGACTCGGCGAACGTGCGACGCGATTCGGTGCCGTCCTCTGCCGTGTTCTCTCGGATCTTGTCGAACACGACGACCGTGTCGTACAACGAGTAGCTGAGGATCGTCAGGACGCCGATCATGGCGGCGGGCGTGATCTCGAAGCCGACGGCGGCATAGACGCCCACCGTGACGACGAGGTCGCCGAGCAACGCCAGCATCGCGGCAACCGACATCTTCCACGTGCGGAAGTAGAGCGCCATGATGACGAAGGCGAGCAACAGGAACGCGACGAGGCCGACGACTGCCTGCCGGGTGACATCCGCACCCCAGCTCGGTCCGATGAAGGAGGACGTGACCTCTGACTCGGCCACGCCGTAGGCCTCGGCGAGTGCCGAGGTGACGGCTCGAGAATCGTCTTGCGCGAGCTGGTCGGTCTGCACGCGCACGCCCTCGGAGCCGACGATGGTGACCTTGGCCGCCGTGTCGGGCACGATCTCGGCGACCGCCTCGATCGCGGGCTCAGGAGCGGCATCCGCAGCACCGGAGATCTGAAACTGCGAACCGCCGCGGAACTCGATGCCGAAGTGGAATCCGCTCACCACCGGCACGAGCACTGAGAGGATGATCAGCACGCCGGCGATCGCGTACCACTTCTTGCGTCCACCGACGAAGTTGAACGAGCGCTTGCCCGTGTAGAGGTCGTTGCCGAAGGTCGTGAGGCGGCTGGCCATCAGGACTCCTTCCCGTCGTTCGACGTAGAGCCGGCACCGACGGATGCGGCCTTGCGCTCGGCGATGGTCTGGCGGCGCTGCGCCTCCTTCGAGCTCGATGCCACCTTTCGCGGTGCGACCGCGACGGGCTTGCGGAACTCAGCACGGCCGCGGTAGACCGCGCCGAGGGCGTTCGGATCGAGTCCGGACCACGGGTGACCGCTCGAGAAGAACCTCGTCTGCGCGAGCAACTGCAGCATGGGGTGGGTGAAGAGGATCACGACGAGGACGTCGATGATCGTCGTGAGTCCGAGCGTGTAGGCGAAGCCCTTCACGTTGCCAACCGCGAGGATGAAGAGCACGACCGCCGCGAGGAGGTTCACGCCCTTCGACGCGAGCACCGTGCGGAAGGCGCGCTTCCAGCCGGCTTCGATGGCGCCGACGATGGGCCTGCCGTCGCGAAGCTCGTCTCGCACGCGTTCGAAGTAGACGATGAACGAGTCGGCCGTGAATCCGATCGCGACGATCAGTCCGGCGATGCCGGCGAGCGAGAGTCGATAGCCCTGACGCCACGACAGGATCGTGATCAGGAGATAGGTGATGATGCCGGCGATGATGAGCGACGCGATGGTCACGGTGCCGAGCAGGCGGTACTGGAAGAGCGTGTAGATGACCACGAGGATCAGGCCGATGAGGCCCGCGACGAGGCCGCTCTGCAGCTGCGACGTGCCGAGCGTGGCCGAGATGGTGTCGGACGACTGCACCGTGAAGCTGATCGGCAATGCGCCGAACTTCAGCTGGTCGGCCAGCGCCTTCGACGACTCCTGCGTGAAGCTGCCGGTGATCTGCGGTCGCCCGTCGGTGATCGCACCGTTCATCTGAGGTGCCGTGAGCACGGCTCCGTCGAGCACGAACGCGAACTGGTCGCGCGGCGAGGCGCCTTCGCCCTGGAGGCCGAAGAGCCGGGTGCTGACCTTGGCGAAGTCATCGGTGCCCTTGGCGTCGAAGACGATGTTGACCGCCCACTGGCCTGTCGAGGCGCCCGTCTGGGTCGACACGGTGCCGTTCGTCGCGTCGACGATGTTCTCGCCGCTCGCCTCGACGGGTCCGAGGAGGTACTTCGCGCTGCGTGCGACGTCGCACGTCACGAGCGGCTCGTCGGTCGGCGCGACATTCGTGGACGCTTCATCCATCGTCGAGCAATTGAAGCTGTCGAATTCGTCTTGCAGTGCGGGGGTGATCCACGCGAGGTCGCTGCCGTCGGTGGGCTCCGCCGTCGGGGTCGACTCGAGCTCCTCGGCCGCGCCGTCGGTGGGCTCGGGGCTCGCACTCGGATCGATCGACTCGTTCGTGGCGACATCCGCGAGGAGCACGGCGCGCAGTTCGAGCTTCGCCGACTGCTCGATACGCGCCCGAGTCTGGTCGTCGAGCTCTCCGGGGATGCGAACGACGACGTTCGAGCCCTCGGTGTTGATCTCGGCCTCGGCCACACCGGACGCGTCGACGCGCTGGCGGATGATCGAGACGGCCTGGTCGAGCTGCTCCTGCGAGACGGTCTCACCGCTCTCGACCTTGGGCGCGAGGATGATCTGGGTGCCGCCCTCGAGGTCGAGGGCGAGCTTCGGCGACCATGATCCGTCGCCCCAGATCACTCCGGCCGCGTTGATGCCGAAGAGCAAGGCGATGATGACGCCCAGCCAGGTGAGTGAACGCCAGGCCTTCCGGACGGGCGTCGGGCGGGATGACCGCTTCGATGGTGCAGCCACGTTTCTGCTTTCTCTGCAGGAGCCCGCGCGACGACGCGCGAGCCGAGCCTCGGGGGTTGGGAGCTTAGTCTTCCGACTTCTTGGTGTCGGGCGTCTCGTCGGCCGCGTCGTCGACGCGCTCACCGAACGCGGGCTCACCGTCTTCGAGCACCGCCGGCTCGTCGTCGGCGACGACGGCGGCTTCAGGCTCCACCACGCGTGCGACGGTCTGGCGGTGCACCGTGAGCACCGTGCCGGGCGAGGTCTCGAGCAGCACCTGGTTCTCTTCTTCGTCGATCGAGAGGATGGTGCCGAACACGCCGAAATTGGTCATGACCTTCGCTCCGGGCTGCACCTTCGCCTGCAGGTTGCGGGCATCGGCCTGACGCTTGCGCGAGTTGCGGAACATGAAGAAGATCAGCACCGCCAGGACGGCGAGCATGATGAGAGTGAAGGGATCGAACGGCATGAGGGGGAGGAACCTTCCGGTGTGCGGCGACCGCACGAAGTCATTGGCGGCGAGGGCTTCGCCTCAAAGGATTATAGGTCATCGATGGCGAGGGTGGCTCCGACCTCGGGGATGCCGAAGTGCCGCCAGGCCGAAGGTGTCGCCATTCGCCCGCGGGGCGTGCGCGTGATGAGGCCGATGCGCACGAGGAACGGCTCGACCACCGCCTCGATGGTCTCGGACTCCTCGCCCACCGACACGGCGAGCGTGTTGAGGCCCACCGGCCCTCCGCCGAACCTCGTGAGAATCGTCTCCATGACGGCTCGGTCGAGGCGGTCGAGGCCGAGCGGGTCGACGTCGTAGAGGTCGAGCGCGGCACGCACCGCACCGAGGTCGGCGCGGCCGCCGTGCACGAGGGCGTAGTCGCGCACCCGCCGCAGCAGCCGGTTCGCGATGCGAGGTGTGCCACGGCAGCGCCCGGCGATCTCGGCGAGCGCTTCGCGATCGACATCGAGCCCGAGCATCGTCGCCGCGCGAACGAGCACCTGTTCGAGCTCGGCCTCGTCGTAGAACTCGAGGTGCGCCGTGAACCCGAATCGGTCGCGCAGCGGATTGGGGAGGAGTCCGGAGCGGGTCGTGGCGCCGACGAGCGTGAATGGCGCGAGGTCGAGCGGCACCGAGGTCGCCCCGGCTCCCTTGCCGACCATGATGTCGATGCGGAAGTCCTCCATGGCCAGGTAGAGCATCTCTTCGGCCGACCGCGCCATGCGGTGGACCTCGTCGATGAAGAGCACTTCGCCCGGCACGAGCGAGCTGAGGATCGCCGCGAGGTCGCCCGCGTGCTGGATCGCGGGGCCGCTCGACATGCGCAGCGGTCGCCCGCCCTCGTACGCGACGATCATGGCGAGCGTCGTCTTGCCGAGCCCCGGCGGACCGGCGAGCAGGATGTGGTCGGGCGTGCGCTGCTGCATCGTGGCCGCGGTGAGGAGCAGCTGCAACTGCCCGCGCACCCGGGTCTGGCCGACGAACTCCTCGAGGCTCTTCGGGCGGAGCGCGCCTTCGAACGCGAGCTCGGCCTCGGAGGAGAGCACGGGGTCGGTGAGGTCGAGGTCTGCGTCACTCATCGAGACCTGCCTGAGTGCTGCGCCGGGCCGAGCCGCGAGAGCGTCAACCGCAGAAGTGTGGGCACGGAGGCCGCTTCGGTGTCGGATGCCGCGCCGATGGTCTCCTCGACCGCCTCGGCCGCGACCCGCTCCGACCAGCCGAGCCCGGTGAGCGCTGTGAGCACGCTCTCGGCGACGCCGCCGGTGACGACCGTGGACGCAGCTGGCGGGGCGGTCGCGACGAGCTTGCCGGCGAGCGACACGGTGATGAGCTTGGCCGTCTTCGGGCCGATGCCGCTCACCTTGCGGAAGACGGCATCGTCGTCGTGCTGCACGGCGAGCGCGACCTGTTCGGGTGAGAG
The Agromyces albus DNA segment above includes these coding regions:
- a CDS encoding RelA/SpoT family protein, which produces MTETGVNSTASLRRLVPRIFSKAQPSGAVDTLLRTVRMHHPKADISLVERAYTVAERAHEGQKRKSGEPYITHPVAVAQILADLGIGSKTIAAALLHDTVEDTSYTLDQVRADFGDEIAMLVDGVTKLDKVKYGDSTQAETVRKMIVAMSKDIRVLIIKLADRLHNARTWGFVPAESAARKATETLEIYAPLAHRLGIQAIKLELEDLSFAVLYPKLYAEIESLVKQRTPQREEFVQNVIDLVNDDLKSAKIRGKVVGRPKQYYSIYQKMIVRGRDFDEIYDLVGIRVLVNSVRDCYAVLGAIHARWTPLPGRFKDYIATPKFNLYQSLHTTVIGPKGRAVEIQIRTHDMHQRAEFGVAAHWKYKERLATGRTADKQAGGQSETDMAWLAHISDWQAETADPGEFLDSLRFEIGAKEVYVFTPKGRVIGLPAGSTPVDFAYAVHTEVGHRTMGAKVNGRLVPLESELSSGDVVEVFTSKNPDSGPSKDWLGFVKSPRARNKIRQWFTKERRDEAIEQGRDAIARAMRKQNLPLQKLMSQESFAEVAAQLHYDDVSSLYAAVGEGHVSTQSVLEKVVALVRDVDEGDEPDLPIPVRSRPLPRSSDSGVLVRGAPDILVKLARCCTPVPGDAIVGFITRGSGVSVHQANCHNVQSLMREPERMIDVEWAPSSKSIFLVHIQIEALDRAGLLSDVTRVLSEHHVNILSANVSTSTDRLAISRFVFEMGDTTHLDRVLNAVRRIDAVYDVYRVSDG
- the ruvB gene encoding Holliday junction branch migration DNA helicase RuvB, yielding MSDADLDLTDPVLSSEAELAFEGALRPKSLEEFVGQTRVRGQLQLLLTAATMQQRTPDHILLAGPPGLGKTTLAMIVAYEGGRPLRMSSGPAIQHAGDLAAILSSLVPGEVLFIDEVHRMARSAEEMLYLAMEDFRIDIMVGKGAGATSVPLDLAPFTLVGATTRSGLLPNPLRDRFGFTAHLEFYDEAELEQVLVRAATMLGLDVDREALAEIAGRCRGTPRIANRLLRRVRDYALVHGGRADLGAVRAALDLYDVDPLGLDRLDRAVMETILTRFGGGPVGLNTLAVSVGEESETIEAVVEPFLVRIGLITRTPRGRMATPSAWRHFGIPEVGATLAIDDL
- the secD gene encoding protein translocase subunit SecD codes for the protein MAAPSKRSSRPTPVRKAWRSLTWLGVIIALLFGINAAGVIWGDGSWSPKLALDLEGGTQIILAPKVESGETVSQEQLDQAVSIIRQRVDASGVAEAEINTEGSNVVVRIPGELDDQTRARIEQSAKLELRAVLLADVATNESIDPSASPEPTDGAAEELESTPTAEPTDGSDLAWITPALQDEFDSFNCSTMDEASTNVAPTDEPLVTCDVARSAKYLLGPVEASGENIVDATNGTVSTQTGASTGQWAVNIVFDAKGTDDFAKVSTRLFGLQGEGASPRDQFAFVLDGAVLTAPQMNGAITDGRPQITGSFTQESSKALADQLKFGALPISFTVQSSDTISATLGTSQLQSGLVAGLIGLILVVIYTLFQYRLLGTVTIASLIIAGIITYLLITILSWRQGYRLSLAGIAGLIVAIGFTADSFIVYFERVRDELRDGRPIVGAIEAGWKRAFRTVLASKGVNLLAAVVLFILAVGNVKGFAYTLGLTTIIDVLVVILFTHPMLQLLAQTRFFSSGHPWSGLDPNALGAVYRGRAEFRKPVAVAPRKVASSSKEAQRRQTIAERKAASVGAGSTSNDGKES
- the secF gene encoding protein translocase subunit SecF, which produces MASRLTTFGNDLYTGKRSFNFVGGRKKWYAIAGVLIILSVLVPVVSGFHFGIEFRGGSQFQISGAADAAPEPAIEAVAEIVPDTAAKVTIVGSEGVRVQTDQLAQDDSRAVTSALAEAYGVAESEVTSSFIGPSWGADVTRQAVVGLVAFLLLAFVIMALYFRTWKMSVAAMLALLGDLVVTVGVYAAVGFEITPAAMIGVLTILSYSLYDTVVVFDKIRENTAEDGTESRRTFAESVNLAVNQTLVRSINTSIVAALPVAAILFIGAGVLGADTLRDISLALLIGIIVGTWSTVFIAAPLYSQLREGEAAISRHDQKVLKERERATSANADLEALPAT
- the ruvA gene encoding Holliday junction branch migration protein RuvA, with the translated sequence MISSLRGRVLTAAGSSVVIEVGGVGFHVNTTPALALASREGHELAVHTTLVVREDSLTLFGFASRAELDVFDLLIGVTGVGPKSALGVLSALSPEQVALAVQHDDDAVFRKVSGIGPKTAKLITVSLAGKLVATAPPAASTVVTGGVAESVLTALTGLGWSERVAAEAVEETIGAASDTEAASVPTLLRLTLSRLGPAQHSGRSR
- the yajC gene encoding preprotein translocase subunit YajC: MLAVLAVLIFFMFRNSRKRQADARNLQAKVQPGAKVMTNFGVFGTILSIDEEENQVLLETSPGTVLTVHRQTVARVVEPEAAVVADDEPAVLEDGEPAFGERVDDAADETPDTKKSED